In a genomic window of uncultured Flavobacterium sp.:
- a CDS encoding alpha-amylase, which yields MKKPNAKIYLIAAITAFFYSCSQNETTEVDSKAESQKFEIINVTHHDGKPFSTGLSKSSSTGKYVDNPGGGVMMQAFYWDVPAGGNWWNTVSSKVAAWGNAGIGSIWLPPASKAQNGAFSMGYDPTDYFDFGDYNQNGSTETRFGSKTELVNLITNAHTENLKVYADIVINHNSGGQSEANPFTGTNTWTNFTGIASGKFPRTYNDFYKNSYGNNDEGAFGGFPDLCHAAPNVQNWLWLRTDGVGKYYKNTMKFDGWRFDYVKGFAPWVVHDWNANVGGFSVGEYWDANVNTLEWWANNANSSVFDFACYYKMNDAFDGNNLALLNDDMMWKRNPYKAVTFVTNHDTDEISNKLLAYSYILTHEGYPTIFYRDYEEWLDKNKLNNLIWIHNNKATGTTSILYSDNDEYVARRNGYNGNPGLVVYINNSDSWQERWIQTNWANTQIKDFTGNSTWYPTTQADKWVKIQCPPKGYSVWSINQ from the coding sequence ATGAAAAAACCTAATGCAAAGATTTATTTAATTGCAGCAATTACAGCATTCTTTTACTCTTGCTCGCAAAATGAAACAACCGAAGTCGATTCAAAAGCTGAAAGTCAGAAATTTGAAATCATTAATGTAACTCATCATGATGGAAAACCGTTTAGTACAGGACTTTCTAAATCATCTTCAACAGGAAAATATGTAGACAATCCTGGTGGCGGAGTCATGATGCAGGCCTTTTATTGGGATGTTCCCGCTGGTGGAAACTGGTGGAATACCGTAAGCAGTAAAGTAGCCGCTTGGGGTAACGCAGGAATTGGCTCAATATGGTTGCCGCCTGCTTCAAAAGCACAAAATGGTGCTTTCTCTATGGGATATGATCCTACCGATTATTTTGATTTTGGAGATTACAACCAAAATGGTTCTACTGAAACAAGATTCGGATCTAAAACTGAGCTTGTAAACTTGATCACAAATGCGCATACTGAGAACCTTAAAGTGTATGCTGATATTGTAATTAATCACAATAGCGGAGGTCAATCTGAAGCTAATCCTTTTACGGGAACCAATACATGGACTAATTTTACAGGAATCGCTTCTGGAAAATTCCCACGTACTTACAATGATTTTTACAAAAACAGTTATGGTAATAATGATGAAGGCGCTTTTGGTGGTTTTCCTGATTTATGCCACGCGGCTCCAAATGTTCAAAATTGGTTATGGCTTAGAACCGACGGAGTTGGTAAATACTACAAAAACACCATGAAATTTGATGGTTGGAGATTTGATTATGTCAAAGGTTTTGCTCCATGGGTTGTACACGATTGGAATGCTAATGTAGGCGGATTTTCAGTTGGAGAATATTGGGATGCAAACGTAAATACCTTAGAATGGTGGGCAAACAACGCGAACAGTTCTGTATTTGATTTTGCTTGTTACTACAAAATGAACGATGCTTTTGACGGAAATAATCTTGCTTTATTAAACGACGACATGATGTGGAAAAGAAATCCATACAAAGCCGTTACGTTTGTGACAAATCATGATACAGATGAAATTTCGAATAAATTATTGGCGTATTCCTATATATTAACACATGAAGGATATCCAACAATTTTCTACAGAGATTATGAAGAATGGTTGGATAAAAACAAATTAAACAACCTGATTTGGATTCACAATAATAAAGCGACTGGAACAACTTCAATTTTATATTCGGATAATGATGAATATGTTGCAAGAAGAAATGGTTACAACGGAAATCCGGGATTAGTTGTATATATCAATAACTCAGATTCATGGCAAGAAAGATGGATTCAAACTAATTGGGCGAATACACAAATCAAAGATTTTACAGGAAACTCAACTTGGTATCCAACAACTCAGGCAGACAAATGGGTAAAAATACAATGTCCTCCAAAAGGATATTCAGTTTGGTCTATTAATCAGTAA
- a CDS encoding peptidylprolyl isomerase, with translation MLLKKLQLKTIDYKLVLTMCFLLFFTSIISAQEIIKDTVVKKPVQIASGQKLKVDGIIATVGDYIVLDSDIDKGYLEITAQGGSVKDITRCQMLGKLLEDKLYAHQAIQDSIVVSDAEVRGMMDDRLNYMVQQVGDINKVVAYYKKNSVEEFKTYFADILKEQKLAQEMTKKIVDAVEITPEEVRNFFKKIPKEELPTFGAEMEVAQIVVEPKVSKEDKQKVIDRLNAIRKDVLEGSSFATKAVLYSQDPGSAPNGGYYKMTRKTPFVKEFKDVAFSLGEGEVSEPFETTFGYHIIMVEKIKGQEVELRHILIAPTVSEDALKDAKERIANIRAKIVSKEISFADAARTESDEKETRANGGTLVNPNTQDTRFELTKMDPTLYSQVSNLKDDEVSQPLLNTDDKGKKTYKLITVTNRIDEHVADYAKDYTKIKELALKEKQITTISKWFDSKIKDTYIKIIGEYRDCNFVYNWLKK, from the coding sequence ATGTTATTAAAAAAATTACAGCTAAAAACAATTGATTACAAGCTAGTGTTGACAATGTGTTTTTTACTTTTTTTCACCTCAATTATTTCGGCTCAGGAAATTATAAAAGATACTGTAGTTAAGAAACCAGTTCAAATTGCCTCTGGCCAAAAGCTGAAAGTTGATGGAATTATTGCTACAGTTGGAGATTATATTGTTTTAGATTCTGATATTGACAAAGGATATTTGGAGATTACAGCGCAAGGAGGTTCTGTAAAAGATATCACAAGATGCCAAATGCTTGGTAAACTTTTAGAAGATAAATTATATGCACATCAAGCGATTCAGGATAGTATCGTAGTTAGTGATGCAGAAGTTAGAGGAATGATGGACGATCGTTTGAACTATATGGTTCAACAAGTTGGAGACATCAATAAAGTTGTAGCTTATTATAAAAAGAATTCTGTAGAGGAGTTTAAAACTTATTTTGCTGACATCTTAAAAGAGCAAAAATTAGCTCAGGAAATGACTAAGAAAATTGTGGATGCTGTAGAAATAACTCCTGAAGAAGTTCGTAATTTCTTTAAAAAAATACCAAAAGAAGAATTACCAACTTTTGGAGCAGAAATGGAAGTAGCGCAAATTGTGGTTGAGCCTAAAGTTTCTAAAGAAGATAAGCAAAAAGTTATCGATAGATTAAATGCAATTCGTAAAGATGTTCTTGAAGGATCAAGTTTTGCAACAAAAGCCGTTTTATATTCTCAGGATCCTGGATCTGCACCAAATGGTGGATATTATAAAATGACAAGAAAAACACCTTTTGTAAAAGAATTTAAAGATGTTGCTTTTAGTTTAGGAGAAGGAGAAGTTTCAGAGCCTTTTGAAACTACTTTTGGATATCATATTATTATGGTAGAAAAAATAAAAGGACAAGAAGTTGAATTACGTCATATTTTAATTGCTCCAACAGTTTCTGAAGATGCTTTGAAAGATGCTAAAGAAAGAATTGCTAACATTAGAGCTAAGATTGTAAGTAAAGAGATTTCTTTTGCAGATGCTGCCAGAACAGAATCTGATGAAAAAGAAACAAGAGCAAACGGAGGAACTTTGGTAAATCCTAATACACAAGATACACGTTTTGAGTTAACTAAAATGGATCCTACATTATACAGTCAGGTTTCTAATTTAAAAGATGATGAAGTTTCCCAACCACTTTTAAATACTGATGATAAAGGTAAAAAAACGTATAAGTTAATTACTGTTACTAATAGAATTGACGAGCACGTTGCTGACTATGCTAAGGATTATACAAAAATTAAAGAATTAGCATTAAAAGAAAAGCAAATCACAACAATTTCTAAATGGTTTGATTCAAAAATAAAAGATACTTATATCAAAATTATTGGAGAGTACAGAGATTGTAATTTTGTATACAATTGGTTGAAAAAATAA